Proteins from a genomic interval of Defluviitalea raffinosedens:
- a CDS encoding uroporphyrinogen decarboxylase family protein: MSRRQLVLDAFNNKPVERVPVGFWFHFTNSDEWAEGVKNPAIIQKNIDGHNKFVSEFRPDFVKLMSDGFFQYPNPILLNTENVEKFFELEPIGPDHPWIVKQVELVKTLTDSFGNEVLTFYNVFAPATFFKILFGNNGNKVLADLILENKDAVKHALNTIAKDLSTLAQKVISEGNADGIYLSVQNVQDSRISPELYKEVIAPSELLVLESANKISENNILHICGYEGSRNDLNLYVDYDAKIINWAVNVEGISLAEGKKLFGGRAIIGGFDNTANGILYKGSQEEIEAFTEKLLREAGKTGIVLGADCTVPSDIDLNRLHWVRNKAQSLSAEL; the protein is encoded by the coding sequence ATGTCAAGAAGACAATTAGTACTCGACGCTTTTAACAACAAACCAGTAGAAAGGGTTCCTGTTGGATTTTGGTTCCATTTTACAAATAGCGATGAATGGGCAGAAGGAGTAAAAAATCCAGCCATCATCCAAAAAAATATTGATGGTCACAATAAGTTTGTCTCAGAATTTAGACCCGACTTTGTCAAACTCATGAGTGATGGCTTTTTTCAATATCCTAATCCAATTTTATTAAATACAGAAAATGTAGAAAAGTTCTTTGAGCTAGAACCCATCGGACCAGATCACCCATGGATTGTAAAACAAGTGGAACTGGTTAAAACCTTAACAGATTCTTTTGGAAATGAAGTTCTTACATTTTACAATGTATTTGCTCCTGCAACTTTTTTTAAAATCCTGTTCGGCAATAATGGAAACAAGGTTTTGGCTGATTTGATATTGGAAAACAAAGATGCTGTCAAACACGCATTAAACACTATCGCAAAGGATCTGTCCACCTTGGCTCAGAAAGTCATCAGTGAAGGAAATGCTGACGGAATTTACTTAAGTGTTCAAAACGTTCAAGATTCCCGCATCAGTCCCGAGCTATATAAAGAAGTCATTGCTCCCAGTGAGCTCCTTGTCCTGGAAAGCGCAAACAAAATCAGTGAAAATAATATCCTGCACATTTGCGGATATGAAGGAAGTCGCAATGATTTAAATCTTTATGTAGATTATGATGCAAAGATCATCAACTGGGCTGTCAATGTAGAAGGCATAAGCCTGGCGGAAGGCAAAAAATTGTTTGGTGGAAGGGCAATTATTGGTGGTTTTGATAACACAGCAAACGGAATCTTGTATAAAGGAAGCCAGGAAGAAATTGAAGCGTTTACAGAAAAACTACTTAGAGAAGCAGGTAAAACCGGCATTGTATTAGGAGCCGATTGCACTGTTCCCAGCGATATTGATTTAAATCGTTTGCATTGGGTTAGAAACAAAGCTCAAAGCCTATCAGCTGAATTATAA
- a CDS encoding alkaline phosphatase, with the protein MFKRLLSAILFLTVVTLIVTGCRAQNHVSLLMQHDKTVRTEHLVQSVKSDVQSPKYIFMFIGDGMSAVQVNSAQIYMGTNKHNNLRLGTLNFQDFEAVGYQTTHDATSFAPDSASTATALSSGFKTWSGTIGLRPVGNVSGNKAENVDTKNVPKTIAERLKEEKGMKIGIVSTVTINHATPAAYYAHVPSRNSYYDIALQMADSEFDYFGGGTIKQPTGSNKDQKDVYEILKEKGYKIVKTKKDILALNNNSGKVYAVTPVIQDDGAMPYAIDHKEGDLTLADFVKKGIDVLDNDKGFFMMVESGKIDWVGHANDAKTNIVEVLAFADAIQAAIDFAKAHPDETLIIVTGDHETGGMTIGQATTGYDVALEILKHQKMSYVAFDEKLNSIIEKNPDLTFEEIMPVITQAFGLKDEYIDGEGKDSYMTLELSDSEVERLKKAFDATMAEEQSNDEEFYRLYGDYNPLTVTLTHILNNKAGIGWTSYSHTGVPVPVYATGVGAELFNGAYDNTEIYYKLVAVTGLK; encoded by the coding sequence ATGTTTAAGAGATTATTATCAGCTATACTTTTTCTGACCGTGGTGACTTTGATTGTAACGGGATGTAGGGCGCAAAATCATGTAAGTCTGCTGATGCAGCATGACAAAACAGTCAGGACTGAGCATCTGGTTCAAAGCGTTAAATCTGACGTGCAATCTCCTAAGTACATTTTTATGTTCATAGGGGATGGAATGTCTGCTGTGCAGGTGAATTCTGCTCAGATTTACATGGGAACCAACAAACACAATAATCTTAGACTGGGGACTCTTAATTTTCAAGATTTTGAAGCAGTAGGCTATCAGACTACTCATGATGCGACTTCATTTGCACCGGATTCAGCTTCCACAGCTACTGCTCTTTCCTCGGGATTCAAAACATGGAGTGGTACGATCGGTTTAAGACCAGTTGGGAATGTTTCAGGAAATAAAGCTGAAAACGTGGATACAAAGAATGTTCCGAAAACAATTGCAGAAAGACTTAAAGAAGAAAAAGGAATGAAGATCGGTATCGTATCAACAGTTACGATTAACCATGCGACACCTGCTGCATATTATGCCCATGTTCCATCAAGAAATAGCTATTATGATATTGCGTTACAAATGGCAGACTCAGAGTTTGATTATTTTGGGGGAGGAACCATTAAACAACCTACAGGCAGCAATAAGGATCAAAAAGATGTTTATGAAATTTTGAAAGAAAAGGGATATAAAATTGTAAAGACCAAAAAAGATATATTGGCATTAAACAACAATTCAGGCAAAGTATATGCCGTTACTCCTGTAATTCAGGATGATGGTGCAATGCCATATGCCATTGACCATAAAGAAGGAGACTTAACCCTTGCTGACTTCGTTAAAAAGGGTATCGATGTATTGGATAATGATAAAGGATTTTTTATGATGGTTGAGTCAGGAAAGATTGACTGGGTTGGTCACGCGAATGATGCAAAGACGAATATTGTTGAAGTTTTAGCATTTGCAGATGCTATTCAAGCAGCTATTGATTTTGCAAAAGCACATCCTGATGAAACATTAATTATCGTAACAGGGGACCATGAAACAGGTGGTATGACGATCGGGCAGGCAACTACTGGTTACGATGTGGCATTAGAAATATTAAAACATCAAAAAATGTCCTATGTCGCATTTGATGAAAAACTTAACAGTATAATTGAAAAGAATCCAGACTTGACATTTGAAGAAATCATGCCGGTAATTACTCAAGCTTTCGGATTAAAAGATGAATACATAGATGGTGAGGGCAAAGATTCATATATGACACTTGAACTGTCAGACAGTGAAGTAGAAAGGTTAAAGAAGGCTTTTGATGCAACGATGGCAGAAGAACAATCCAACGATGAAGAATTCTATAGATTATATGGTGACTATAATCCATTAACGGTGACATTAACTCATATTTTAAATAACAAAGCCGGAATAGGTTGGACTTCATATTCTCATACAGGCGTTCCAGTACCAGTATATGCTACAGGGGTGGGAGCAGAATTATTCAATGGTGCATATGACAATACGGAAATATATTATAAGTTGGTTGCTGTCACTGGACTTAAGTAA
- a CDS encoding TraX family protein: MNTETVELNVNAKNNIWNRDVIKYIAMFTMLLNHISHVFMERGSFLSEFFLDIGYFTAITMCYFLVEGYQYTRSKKKYACRLAVFAMISEIPFCLAFTKDGIIGFYGMNMMFTLLLCFLILLSIERIDNKFLRRLAITGLILLSCISDWGLLAPFFTLMFARAKDSKRRVKRTYVISCILFALYYFSEGIVKFPLGKSIIYALGAMAGMALSGIVIIYLYNGKRMEKGKTFSKWFFYVFYPLHLLILGLLRLVYLM; this comes from the coding sequence GTGAATACGGAAACGGTAGAATTAAATGTAAATGCCAAGAATAATATCTGGAATAGAGATGTCATCAAATACATAGCTATGTTTACCATGCTTTTAAATCATATTTCACATGTTTTTATGGAGCGGGGAAGTTTTTTGTCGGAATTTTTTCTGGACATCGGATATTTTACAGCCATTACAATGTGTTATTTTCTTGTGGAAGGGTACCAGTATACCCGTTCGAAGAAGAAATATGCATGTAGATTGGCGGTTTTTGCTATGATTTCCGAGATTCCATTTTGTTTAGCTTTTACTAAAGATGGTATCATAGGTTTTTACGGAATGAATATGATGTTTACATTATTGCTGTGCTTTTTGATTCTTCTTTCCATTGAAAGGATTGACAATAAATTTTTAAGAAGGCTTGCTATAACAGGGCTGATATTGCTTTCTTGTATCAGTGACTGGGGATTGCTTGCACCTTTTTTTACATTGATGTTTGCACGGGCGAAGGATTCCAAAAGACGTGTAAAGAGGACCTATGTTATTTCCTGTATTCTATTTGCACTTTATTACTTTTCGGAAGGAATCGTGAAATTTCCATTGGGTAAAAGTATTATTTATGCATTAGGAGCCATGGCAGGAATGGCTCTTTCTGGAATTGTAATCATCTACCTTTATAACGGCAAACGCATGGAAAAAGGCAAAACATTTTCCAAATGGTTCTTTTATGTATTTTACCCGCTGCATCTTCTGATATTGGGATTATTAAGACTAGTTTACTTAATGTAA
- a CDS encoding YibE/F family protein: protein MNQRIGKQNRKETVFIFSLLILLVILILLPTGFDQQQYHYTEGVKAKVLSVDYSTVHNTGLFKQGDQKTTIEIETGSHKGEVIVANNMLTGSLEADKLFAEGDKAWALIGFDENGKINFANMIDHYRLDKELVLIGFFAIVIIIFSGYTGIRTLLSFAFALLSIWKILIPYMLRGYNPILTALIVGNILTVITIFLVTGFTKKAYAAIISSIICSIITCVLAIIFGAYFNIHGAVMPWSESLLYAGFLDLDLTSVFQAGIYLASSGAIMDLAVDISSALEEITMNSPNVKRTDLIQSGMNIGKSVVGSQTTTLLFAYMGSYLSIMMVYMAQGTPILNILNSKSIAAEILHTFIGCIGLVLISPLTAMISGFILKNEKYS, encoded by the coding sequence TTGAATCAAAGGATAGGAAAACAGAATAGAAAAGAAACTGTATTTATATTTTCACTGCTGATTTTATTAGTAATACTGATTCTATTGCCAACAGGATTTGATCAACAGCAGTACCATTATACAGAAGGAGTAAAGGCTAAAGTACTGTCAGTAGATTATTCAACAGTACACAATACCGGGCTTTTCAAACAGGGCGATCAAAAGACAACAATAGAAATTGAGACTGGCAGTCATAAAGGTGAAGTTATAGTGGCAAACAATATGCTTACAGGAAGTTTAGAGGCAGACAAGCTTTTTGCTGAAGGAGATAAAGCCTGGGCACTGATTGGTTTTGATGAAAATGGAAAAATAAATTTTGCAAATATGATCGACCATTATCGATTAGATAAAGAGCTGGTACTAATAGGATTTTTTGCAATAGTTATAATCATATTTTCAGGGTATACGGGAATTCGCACGTTGTTATCTTTTGCCTTTGCATTATTAAGTATATGGAAAATACTCATTCCATATATGTTAAGGGGGTATAATCCCATATTAACAGCTTTGATCGTAGGGAATATTTTAACTGTTATAACGATATTTCTGGTAACAGGTTTTACGAAAAAGGCTTATGCTGCTATTATTAGTTCTATCATCTGTTCCATTATTACATGTGTTCTGGCGATTATATTTGGAGCTTACTTTAATATTCATGGGGCAGTTATGCCCTGGTCGGAATCATTGCTTTATGCTGGTTTTTTAGATCTTGACTTAACTTCTGTTTTCCAGGCAGGAATATATCTTGCCAGTTCAGGCGCCATAATGGATCTTGCTGTGGATATATCCTCTGCATTAGAAGAGATTACAATGAATAGCCCTAATGTTAAGAGGACTGACTTGATTCAGTCAGGGATGAATATTGGAAAATCTGTGGTAGGCAGTCAAACCACAACCCTTTTATTTGCATACATGGGAAGCTATTTATCGATTATGATGGTATATATGGCACAAGGTACACCGATATTGAATATCTTAAATTCAAAATCCATAGCTGCAGAAATCCTTCATACATTTATTGGATGTATTGGATTGGTTTTGATTTCTCCGTTGACGGCCATGATCAGTGGATTTATTCTGAAAAATGAAAAATATAGTTAA
- a CDS encoding ECF transporter S component: MIQTQSKKMTTIRLTATAIFMAMNIALSSFGVPVPGGHLYLCDVVICLAAILLNPFEAFVVGGVGSFLGDLLFYPAPMFVSLVTHGLQAAVISLFSHKVLKNKPVLASGIGVTIGAVIMVVGYTLGKIYVYSTFEYAMVKLPYEIAQGAVGAVFGMLLCWKFGIHKLFDTMINHKSNYSARI; encoded by the coding sequence ATGATACAAACACAATCCAAAAAAATGACTACAATACGATTAACAGCCACCGCCATATTTATGGCCATGAATATTGCCCTGAGTTCTTTTGGAGTTCCTGTTCCTGGCGGACATCTTTATCTATGTGATGTTGTGATCTGTCTTGCAGCAATCCTGCTTAACCCTTTTGAAGCCTTTGTTGTTGGAGGAGTCGGATCTTTTCTGGGGGATCTGCTCTTTTATCCGGCTCCAATGTTTGTCTCACTGGTTACCCACGGACTTCAGGCTGCTGTTATATCCTTATTTTCTCATAAAGTACTGAAAAATAAGCCAGTCCTTGCTTCAGGGATAGGTGTAACCATTGGTGCAGTCATCATGGTAGTAGGGTATACCCTTGGAAAAATCTATGTCTACAGCACTTTCGAATATGCCATGGTAAAACTTCCGTACGAAATAGCTCAGGGGGCAGTTGGTGCAGTATTCGGAATGTTATTGTGCTGGAAATTTGGGATTCATAAATTGTTTGACACAATGATTAATCATAAATCTAACTATTCTGCAAGAATATAA